One genomic window of Coffea eugenioides isolate CCC68of chromosome 1, Ceug_1.0, whole genome shotgun sequence includes the following:
- the LOC113766527 gene encoding uncharacterized protein LOC113766527, translating to MLRNSCKRLKSSEAASSPSHSLACQKLDCVKTLYECLGDLLQLHLTQQSLYNERLGKLEEEVLDRSLRLLDICGAVRDIYSQMKEGIQELESSLRRKRRGDLSNKARSYMISKKRLNKGIRKCYKELKKAEKNCNLTVVNKNSEDVPLVNLVKEVQLVSVLVLESVLSLLSGSKTRSQPKARSFVSKLLLQKRSYEEESNIAAMEQIEIELDLLNDKKSNKEVIKKLEAVDSSIEELAEMLEIVFRLLLISRVSLLNTLNH from the coding sequence ATGTTGAGGAACTCCTGCAAAAGGTTGAAGTCATCAGAAGCTGCATCCTCACCCTCACATTCACTGGCATGCCAAAAATTGGATTGCGTCAAAACGTTGTACGAGTGTCTGGGTGATCTGCTTCAGCTCCATTTGACTCAACAATCTCTCTACAATGAAAGACTTGGAAAATTGGAAGAAGAGGTCCTGGATAGATCTCTCAGGCTGTTGGACATTTGTGGGGCAGTCAGAGACATCTATTCACAGATGAAGGAAGGCATCCAGGAACTTGAGTCATCTCTACGGAGGAAAAGAAGAGGAGATTTGTCCAATAAAGCCAGATCTTATATGATCTCCAAAAAGCGCTTGAATAAAGGGATCAGGAAATGCTACAAAGAGCTTAAGAAAGCTGAGAAGAACTGCAACTTAACAGTGGTAAACAAAAATTCTGAAGATGTCCCTTTGGTTAACTTAGTCAAAGAAGTTCAACTTGTTAGTGTTCTAGTATTGGAGTCTGTTCTGTCTTTACTTTCTGGATCAAAGACAAGGTCACAACCAAAAGCTAGGTCCTTTGTATCAAAGTTATTACTGCAGAAGAGATCATATGAAGAAGAATCTAATATTGCAGCAATGGAACAAATAGAAATCGAGTTGGATCTGTTGAACGACAAGAAGTCGAACAAGGAAGTAATCAAAAAACTTGAGGCAGTGGACTCAAGCATTGAAGAGTTAGCAGAGATGCTGGAAATCGTATTCCGGCTTTTGCTGATATCGAGAGTTTCCCTTCTCAACACTCTCAACCACTAG